From the Jilunia laotingensis genome, the window AAAAATAATAAAAGCAAAACGACAAAATTAAAAGAAATGAGAACATTTTATCTTGCACTTATCAGCCTATTTCTTTTGTGCGGAGAATCTACCGCACAAGATTGGGCCAATTTAACACGGTTTCAGGCAAAAAATGAAGCCTTGGGTACTCCGGCAAAAGGAGAGAAACGGGTAGTATTTATGGGAAACTCGATTACGGAGGGATGGATTAATACCTGTCCTGAATTTTTCGAAGGACGACCTTATATCAATCGGGGGATAGGAGGACAAACAACTCCCCAAATGCTGATCCGCTTCCGCCAGGACGTTATCAACCTACACCCCAAAGTAGTAGTAATACTTGCCGGAACAAATGATATTGCAGGAAACACAGGACCATCCACTTTGGAAATGATAGAAGATAATCTGGCTTCAATGGCTGAGATCGCCCATGCTAATGGTATTAAAGTGATTCTCTGTTCCGTACTCCCTGCTTATGATTATCCTTGGCGCAAAGGAATGGAACCTAACGTAAAGATTCCCGAACTGAATAAGTGGATCAAGAATTATGCGGAAAAGAACAAATTTATCTACCTAGATTACTTCTCTGCAATGGTCGACGAGAAAAACGGGATGCAAGCCGACCTGTCAGGTGACGGTGTACATCCCAACAAAAAAGGGTATGAAATCATGCAGCCAATGGTAGAAAAAGCCATTGCGAAAGCATTGAAATAAAACATCGATCAATGCAGATATTTATAAAGCAATAAGAAGTGCTTTGATTTCTGCTTCAAGGCGTTGCTTCACTTCGGACATCGGGAGGTCATGTCCCAATTCCTGACGCAGTGAAGTGACGCCTTTGTCAATAAACCCACAAGGATGAATATAACTGAAATAGCGCAAATCGGTATTTACATTCAAAGCCAATCCGTGCATCGTTACAAAGTGGCTGCTTCTGACCCCTATTGCGCAAATCTTCCTTGCACGGGATGTGTTTCCTTCCAGCCAAACCCCGGTTGCTTTTTCCAGTCTACCGGCAGAGATGCCATAAGATTCACAAACGCGGATAACGGCCTCTTCCAATACATGAACATATTCTTTCAGCCCAAGTCCGAATTCCTCAAGATTCAAAATCGGATAGCAAACCAACTGTCCGGGGCCATGATAAGTAATATCTCCTCCCCGGTCTATGTGATAAAGGGTTGCACCTATTTTTTCCAATTGAGCTTCCGTCAATAACATATTATTTTCCTTTCCGCTACGCCCCAGCGTATAGACATGCGGATGTTCGCACATGATAATACGGTTCTCATAATCTTCTCCTTTTTGCTTGGCGAGGATAAGATTATCGAACCATTCCGTCTGCCGTTGCCATGCTTCGGCATACGGAACAAGATTCCAGTCTGTTACAATCGTTTTCATAAAAACAAAGGTAATGAATAAATTGAAATATTTTTATTCATCACGGAAGTTTTATTTTCTCCGTCCGAGACTTAAGGAGTTCAACACAACACTCACGCTCGAAAAAGCCATCGCTGCACTTGCAAGCATCGGATTCAATAATATGCCGTAGAGGGGATATAATATACCGGCTGCAATAGGAATTCCTATAAGGTTATATATAAATGCCCAAAACAGATTCTGATGAATCAACTTCACGGTCTGCCTGGATAAGTTAAATGCTTTCGGCAACAACAACAAATCGGAAGTCATCAACGTCACCATCGCTACATCCATCGCAATATCGGTACCTTTGCCCATCGCAATGCTGACATCCGCCAGTGCAAGAGCTTGCGAATCATTAATGCCATCGCCTACCATAGCTACCGTTTTACCTTGTAATTGCAATTCACGAATAAATTCCTGCTTGTCATCAGGCAACGCATCCGCAACAAATCTGTCAATGCCCAACTTGCCTGCCACTGCCAATGCTGTCCGTTGCCCGTCACCTGTCAACATGCAGATATCTATTCCTTGTTGTCTAAGTTCTTTCACAGCTTCGGCCGAAGTCGGTTTCACAGGATCGGATACAGCGATGATCGCCAATATCTGATTCTCACGACCAAAATAGATGATGCCATTTCCTTCCGATTCATACTGAACCATCATATCTGCCATCACATCCGGTAAAGAAGCATTGAAGTCTTTCAACAATTTATGGCTACCCACCCAGAACAGATCACCTTTATAAATCACTCTCACCCCTTTTCCGGTAATACTTTCAAAACTATCCAAATGAGCAGGAACGACTTTCTCCTCTCCTTGCAAAGAGGCTACAATTGCTCCGGCAAGCGGATGCTCCGATTTCTGTTCGGCAGCAAGCAAAACACCCTTGAAATAATCTTCCTGTGTCACTGCCCACAGCCAACCGCTAACAGTAGGATGACCTTCGGTCAAAGTCCCCGTTTTATCCAGAACAACCACATTTACTTTACGCATCTGCTCCAAGGCAACCGCATCCTTTATTAAAATATGCTGACTGGCAGCTTTCCCGATGCCGACCATAAGGGCAGTAGGTGTTGCAAGCCCCAATGCACACGGACAGGCTATTACCAGTACAGACACAGCGGAAAGCATAGCATATGAGAAATAATCCATACCACCGATGACTATCCAAAGAATAAAAGTCAACACGGCTATGCCCAACACTACAGGTACAAAAATTCCTGTCACCCGGTCGACGATGCGTTGCACCGGAGCCTTACTTCCCTGAGCTTCCTGTACCATACGGATGATACGGGCAAGTACGGTTTCTGAACCTACCTGAGACGCATTGATAATGAAAGAGCCACGTTGATTGATTGTTCCGGCAAGTACCCGGTCGCCTTTCTTCTTCTCCACAGGAATGGGTTCACCGCTGATCATACTTTCATCTACAAAAGAGTCTCCCTCGGAAACGATACCGTCCACCGGAATCTGCTCTCCCGGACGAACTACAACCAAATCACCGACCTGAAGTTGGTCGATAAGGACTTCCTCTTCAATCCCGTTACGTAAGATACGGGCGACCTTCGGTTGAAGTCCCATTAACTTTTTAATGGCAGCGGAAGTATTGCCTTTTGCCCGTTCTTCCAACAATTTGCCTGTCAGAACAAATGCTATGATAACAACAGAAGCCTCATAATAGACGTGTGGCTCCACTCCGCGGCTATACCAGAACTCCGGGAAAAAAGTATTGAACACACTGAACAAAAAAGCGATGGATGTACTCAAAGCTACCAATGTATCCATATTACTTCGTCCCATTTTAGCTTGTTTCCAGGCACCAGTGAAGAACGAACCACCGAAAAGAATCAGAACGGGAAGCGTGAGTAGCAATTGTATCTCATTGGAATAAGGCACATGCATAAAGACCATAGAAAGCAATAACATGGGAACGGCAAAAATCCACGCACCGATGACTTGCCTCTTCAATTTGCGATAATGCTGTTGCTGTGCTTCCTCCTGACGCTCTTCGCGAAGGTTTTCCTCTTCAACAATAAGGTCATAACCACCCGATAAAACAGCCGCCCTGATTTCTCCCGGAGTCAGTTTGTCGGCTTCATAAGAAACAGAAAGCGTATTTGTAGCAAAATTTACCGTTGCATCCACGATACCCGGCAATTTACGGACAATCTTTTCAACATTATTAGCACACCCCGCACAGTGCATATTCAGCACGGGAAACACTTTCTTTGTAACAGTACCCATATTTATATCTTTTAATTTATTCTTTTAACAACCTTACAAGGTTATTTGTTCAATTGCTTCTCATTACCTAACTTCAACTTTCTAACAATTTCAAGTCTTATTCAGTGAAGTTATATTTCATGTTTTTCCTTTATAAAAAGACTTTTTATAATAACAAAAATCACCGCTATCCGTCCGATCCACCTGACATAATTATTTATGTTTATGTCCCACGGGCTTAAATTTATCACTATCAATACAACATAAAGTACAACTATTACAATAGCCACATAATGTATAAATTTTATATTTATTTTTTTCCACGACATATAGAATGCAATTAAAATATTATAACATCACATTTACTAAAAAAATCATTGTTAGGACTAACCATAAAGAAATCCTCTTTTCCTCTTTTTCGTCTTCTCCACGAATTCAGCATTGCATTGAACTTCTTAAATCCTACTTTCAATTTTCCAACATTTGTCACCAAGAAAAGTATAATTGAGAGTTTTATTTTTTTTTCTTCTTCAACCGATAAAGAACATCATAAAGTATCAATAAAATGAGATCTATTATAAATAGATACCCAACATAAATACGCAGCTTTTCGCATCCCAAAGGGCCTTCTGCAATCACCCACATGATAAAAGATAAAATTACTAATATAAAATAGATATAACGAATAATTTCTATATTTATTTTTTTCCACAACATATAGTATACAATTAAAAAATAAGGTTCGTTGAATCACTAATTTCGTCCTAGCAACGTGTAAAAACAGCATGATAATTTGATATTAAAAAGTAAGCACATTCATGATTATAATCAATGATTTTTCTTTTATTAATCTACCAAGCTATTTTCACACGTTATACTGAACTATTACATAGAAATTGATGAAACACGTCATTAAATTGCCCAATTAAAAAACTATTTCACATCAATTACATATCGTTTTTAACCAAAAATAGACCAAATAATTTGCATAAATGATGCTATTTGAACTGCTTTACCAACCGATCCTGCAGTCACCCAACCCAAACTCCAAAGAGACATTCCTATTATACCATTTAACTGATTTGCATCCATTATAGATACCGCCTGACTCCAAATCATTCTATCTCCAGGTGACATCCTAGTACTAAAGGTTTCGTTAAGGATATATTTATTCACACCTCTTATAATAATGAATCTGATTTTCTTTAAGGATTCAAGTCTTAATTTTATTTCTTTTCTAGAAGCCAAATCTAATGATTTAAAGTTCGCACCATCATAAAATGCATCGATTTCATCTACCAATTTATTATCATTCTCATTAAATATCAAATGCTTTTTTGACTCTATAAATTTTATAAATACAGATCCTTCACGAGTAATTTCTGATTGAGTGAAAAGCATATATGAGAAAAGTGCATTTTCTTGCGATGTTAATCGGTTTATATAATCTGTCGCCCGTCGTGTCAGATAATCTTCAGAAGAAATATTCGATTCTGAGATTGAGATTCTAACATTCTCTCTTAATAAATCATTATATAAGCCTTCAAATAAGACAGCATATTTATCAGATAAGATTGCAATCTGTTCATCGGACAATAATGAAATATCTATTTTTTGTTCGAAAGCAGAGCTTTCATTTGATATGATTACCTCATCATCACTGCCTTTACAAGCACATAAGCATATAAATAATAGAGCTAAAAAACTCATTCCAGTTTTTTTATTATATAATAAATTCTTCATATCTGTAAATTTTAAAAATGTTATGAATAATAACATGAAATATTGCTACTCACCTGAAATGATTTAAATTTAATGGCAAGTAAATACTATTATCCCCTCCAATGACATTTATAATGAACGCCATTGGAGGGGATAATCTAATTGAAATTATTTTTTCCAATTAGGTTTAATTTCCTAGCTATATGCGAAATAAAATGTAACATAGCATCTGAAATTAAAACACATTAACCAATATCTATAATATAATCAATAATGTCTATTCATTACACCGGCATTATAATTATAAATATTCTTTTACCACAATAAATAAGCGATATTAATATTGTTCGCAATTTACATATTTATTTTAAATAAACCAAAATAAATAGCATCAAATATTTTGTATCGTAATGACTTTTGATACTATTTATTACAGAAAATCTAAACCTTCTATCGAAATTATTTAAAATAAACGATCTCCCGACACAGATCCCATTTGTTGAATTACTTCTTTTCCTCTTTTTTCGTCTCCTTCACGAATTCAGCTTTGTAATTGAACTTCTCAAACCCTGCTTTCAATTTATCAACATTCGTCTTGTCAGCATCATAGGTGATTGATACGGTCTTCGTCTTTAAGTCGGTAGAAAACTCTTTTACGCCCTTCTCAAACTTAATATTGTTTTTCACCTTACGTTCGCAATTCTCGCAATGCATTTGTGACACTTTAAATACAGCCGTACGAATGTCTTTCGCCATCACAGCCGTGAGACCCGATAAAATCATCGCAAAAGCGACCATCATTCTTTTTACTTTCATAATAACCCCTTCGTTTTTAATTTTTAATTATTAATTTTTAATTATTCAACGTTTCTTGCCAGATTGAACCTTATTCCAATATACGCCTTCGCTCCATGCATCGGTCCCCATATCATGGTAGAGTCAAAATTATCTCCCCAAGGATCGGAAGCATTGATAATTGGATTCTTTTGTTTGAAATTAGTCAGGTTCTCTCCGCCTATATAAACGGACCAGCGTCGAAAATAGCGTGTCACTTGGGCACTAAGCTGCTCAAAACTCCCATAACGCGCTTCCCAGGATGAATGCCCATCAGAAGCTATATACGGATGCGGCATTCTTCCGCCACCATTCAATTGAAGAGTTGCGTCAAACTGCCATAAGCCGAGCGGTGTCTGATAGGAGGCGGTCAGAAGCCCTTTGTATTTACTTGTCAACGGCTTTTCCAGTAATTCTCCGTTATAATTCGTTTTCGCATCCGTGAGACGATAGGCGGCAGTAAGCGTGAAGCCCTTGAAAAGCGGATAATTCGCTTCCAACTGCAACACTTGCGAATAGGAACGTCCCTTCAGGTTGTAGAATGCTACTTCATGGGGATCGGTATCCATATCTACCACTACTTGTTTCTGAAAATCGGTATAATAATATTCCGCATTAAGATTCAGCGTCTTACCGAACAGCGGGATATAGGTCGACACGCTCGCCCCATAATTCCATGCCTCTTCTTGATCAAGATTCGCTGCAATCTTAACTTTCCGGCTACTGGCAAGGAGATAGTTATTTTCCGCCAGTACATGATTAGTGCGATACCCTTTCCCGGCAGACAGACGGAAATGGACATACTCGTTCGGATTGTACTTGACATGCGCACGCGGAGTCACAAAGAAACCGTACATGCTGCTATGATCCCCACGAATTCCCCCCATAAGCATAAGTTTATCATTCAGGTTGAAAGTATACTGAATATAAGCTCCGGGGACGAATTCTTTCACAAATGCTTTTGTCGATAGCCCATCGGCTTCATTTGTCAGCCGGTAAAGCTGATCGTATCCATCGTAATTGAAGCTCAATCCGGCAGACAAGCTGTTTTGTTTATTAAATTCGGTTTCGAACAGCAAGGAAGCATACACATTCGTTTGGTCGACATCATAAAGCTTATGACCGTACATGGCATTTTGATCATGGAAAGTTCCCTGCAAAATAAGGGCAAGATTGGTGTTCTTCTCCTTATTAAAAATATAGGCATTTTTAGTAAAAGCC encodes:
- a CDS encoding TonB-dependent receptor encodes the protein MKYIFSILFLLISFALQAQVEGIVQDDMGEPVPGANVFWLGTTNGVTTSGDGSFSIVKPANSNKLIISFIGFENDTIQVDGKNQKLDIMLRAGVELGEVNVVSRKLGTMKLRNSVMNEDIISSAELTRAACCNLGESFVTNPSVDVSYSDAATGAKQIKLLGLSGTYVQMMTENIPNYRGAAAPYGLGYVPGPWMQSIQVSKGSSSVKNGYESITGQINVEFKKPQLPEADWVSANLFASSTNRYEANADATIKLSKRWSTSLLAHYENETKAHDSNNDGFVDIPRVEQYNFWNRWAYMGDHYVFQAGIKALSEQRNSGQVSHDGKPSHELYEIGIKTNRYEAFTKNAYIFNKEKNTNLALILQGTFHDQNAMYGHKLYDVDQTNVYASLLFETEFNKQNSLSAGLSFNYDGYDQLYRLTNEADGLSTKAFVKEFVPGAYIQYTFNLNDKLMLMGGIRGDHSSMYGFFVTPRAHVKYNPNEYVHFRLSAGKGYRTNHVLAENNYLLASSRKVKIAANLDQEEAWNYGASVSTYIPLFGKTLNLNAEYYYTDFQKQVVVDMDTDPHEVAFYNLKGRSYSQVLQLEANYPLFKGFTLTAAYRLTDAKTNYNGELLEKPLTSKYKGLLTASYQTPLGLWQFDATLQLNGGGRMPHPYIASDGHSSWEARYGSFEQLSAQVTRYFRRWSVYIGGENLTNFKQKNPIINASDPWGDNFDSTMIWGPMHGAKAYIGIRFNLARNVE
- a CDS encoding heavy metal translocating P-type ATPase; translated protein: MGTVTKKVFPVLNMHCAGCANNVEKIVRKLPGIVDATVNFATNTLSVSYEADKLTPGEIRAAVLSGGYDLIVEEENLREERQEEAQQQHYRKLKRQVIGAWIFAVPMLLLSMVFMHVPYSNEIQLLLTLPVLILFGGSFFTGAWKQAKMGRSNMDTLVALSTSIAFLFSVFNTFFPEFWYSRGVEPHVYYEASVVIIAFVLTGKLLEERAKGNTSAAIKKLMGLQPKVARILRNGIEEEVLIDQLQVGDLVVVRPGEQIPVDGIVSEGDSFVDESMISGEPIPVEKKKGDRVLAGTINQRGSFIINASQVGSETVLARIIRMVQEAQGSKAPVQRIVDRVTGIFVPVVLGIAVLTFILWIVIGGMDYFSYAMLSAVSVLVIACPCALGLATPTALMVGIGKAASQHILIKDAVALEQMRKVNVVVLDKTGTLTEGHPTVSGWLWAVTQEDYFKGVLLAAEQKSEHPLAGAIVASLQGEEKVVPAHLDSFESITGKGVRVIYKGDLFWVGSHKLLKDFNASLPDVMADMMVQYESEGNGIIYFGRENQILAIIAVSDPVKPTSAEAVKELRQQGIDICMLTGDGQRTALAVAGKLGIDRFVADALPDDKQEFIRELQLQGKTVAMVGDGINDSQALALADVSIAMGKGTDIAMDVAMVTLMTSDLLLLPKAFNLSRQTVKLIHQNLFWAFIYNLIGIPIAAGILYPLYGILLNPMLASAAMAFSSVSVVLNSLSLGRRK
- a CDS encoding heavy-metal-associated domain-containing protein; this encodes MKVKRMMVAFAMILSGLTAVMAKDIRTAVFKVSQMHCENCERKVKNNIKFEKGVKEFSTDLKTKTVSITYDADKTNVDKLKAGFEKFNYKAEFVKETKKEEKK
- a CDS encoding SGNH/GDSL hydrolase family protein is translated as MRTFYLALISLFLLCGESTAQDWANLTRFQAKNEALGTPAKGEKRVVFMGNSITEGWINTCPEFFEGRPYINRGIGGQTTPQMLIRFRQDVINLHPKVVVILAGTNDIAGNTGPSTLEMIEDNLASMAEIAHANGIKVILCSVLPAYDYPWRKGMEPNVKIPELNKWIKNYAEKNKFIYLDYFSAMVDEKNGMQADLSGDGVHPNKKGYEIMQPMVEKAIAKALK
- the lipB gene encoding lipoyl(octanoyl) transferase LipB, with amino-acid sequence MKTIVTDWNLVPYAEAWQRQTEWFDNLILAKQKGEDYENRIIMCEHPHVYTLGRSGKENNMLLTEAQLEKIGATLYHIDRGGDITYHGPGQLVCYPILNLEEFGLGLKEYVHVLEEAVIRVCESYGISAGRLEKATGVWLEGNTSRARKICAIGVRSSHFVTMHGLALNVNTDLRYFSYIHPCGFIDKGVTSLRQELGHDLPMSEVKQRLEAEIKALLIAL